The following are from one region of the Stigmatella ashevillena genome:
- a CDS encoding TonB-dependent receptor plug domain-containing protein: MLPLSLVLLLMGSPETLAPEPPPPSSEESPSPQGTVVTATRLPRPVRDVPATVIVLPRAEIDRSPSLTQDGLLRTVPSVATFRRTSSLVSDPTAQGLNLRGLAPSGVSRSLVLVDGVPANDPFGGWVYWRSLPRLGLDRVEVVPSGGSALYGSAALGGVVQLFSRPITGPLLEGDVAYGLLNTGQLSARGAHRWGPVGAAVETDLLTTRGHPVVASAQRGAIDRNTPGNHATLNGRVEVEASPSLRLNARLSLFRENQNGGTTYTTARAESGLASAGAQLATEEAGQFELQLFGRLQRFEQRRARVAADRSTEALSAIQEVPANEQGASLVWTGPSWTLGGAHVLTAGADVRRVEGTSDERLFVPNPSPSSTALRSAGGEQRFGGLFLQDLYTVTPALEFMAALRWDSWQNVNGESRLEQVGGTVTPVRFEGRSEHQLSPRLGARLRPLEWLTLRASGYRSFRAPTLNELYRPFQVGTVLTAANEGLRAERLVGGEAGAEVQGPRGLTARVTGFWNELEDPIINATLATPLPDGTARQRQNLGRARVRGLEASTDWRVARAWTVLLAYTFVDSEVRDAPGNEELVGKQLAQDPRHRGTALVTFDEPSLLTATVQLRVIGPQFEDDLNAREMGGYAVVDASVSRRLVRGLELFAAVENLFDREYLVGRAGVDTIGQPLLVRVGLRLRGGL; this comes from the coding sequence ATGCTCCCCCTCTCCCTCGTGCTGCTTCTGATGGGCAGCCCGGAAACCCTCGCCCCCGAGCCCCCGCCCCCCTCCTCCGAGGAATCCCCCTCCCCTCAGGGCACCGTCGTCACCGCCACCCGCTTGCCGAGACCCGTCCGGGATGTGCCCGCCACCGTCATCGTCCTGCCCCGCGCGGAGATTGACCGCAGCCCCTCGCTGACCCAGGACGGACTGCTACGCACCGTGCCCTCCGTGGCCACGTTCCGCCGCACCTCGAGCCTCGTGTCGGATCCCACGGCCCAGGGGCTCAACCTGCGCGGGCTGGCTCCGTCGGGCGTCTCCCGCAGCCTCGTGCTGGTCGATGGCGTGCCCGCCAATGATCCCTTTGGAGGCTGGGTGTACTGGCGATCCCTGCCCCGCCTGGGCTTGGACCGGGTCGAAGTCGTCCCCAGCGGAGGCTCGGCCCTCTATGGGAGCGCGGCCCTGGGGGGCGTGGTGCAGCTCTTCTCCCGTCCCATCACGGGTCCCCTCCTCGAAGGAGACGTGGCGTATGGCTTGCTGAACACCGGCCAGCTCTCCGCGCGCGGAGCCCACCGCTGGGGCCCCGTGGGCGCGGCCGTGGAGACCGACCTGCTCACCACCCGGGGCCATCCTGTCGTGGCCTCCGCCCAGCGGGGGGCCATCGACCGGAACACCCCCGGCAACCACGCCACCCTCAATGGCCGGGTGGAAGTGGAGGCCAGCCCCTCCCTGCGGCTGAATGCGCGCCTGAGCCTCTTCCGCGAGAACCAGAACGGCGGAACCACCTACACCACGGCCCGCGCGGAGTCCGGTCTCGCCAGCGCCGGGGCCCAGCTCGCCACGGAGGAAGCGGGCCAGTTCGAACTCCAGCTCTTCGGGCGCCTCCAGCGCTTCGAGCAGCGCCGGGCGCGCGTGGCGGCGGACCGCTCGACCGAGGCGCTCTCCGCCATTCAAGAGGTTCCCGCCAACGAGCAGGGCGCCTCGCTCGTGTGGACAGGCCCTTCCTGGACGCTGGGCGGAGCCCACGTGCTGACGGCGGGCGCGGACGTGCGGCGGGTGGAGGGCACCTCCGACGAGCGCCTCTTCGTCCCCAATCCCTCCCCCTCCTCCACGGCCCTGCGCAGCGCGGGAGGCGAGCAACGCTTTGGCGGACTCTTCCTCCAGGACCTCTACACCGTGACACCGGCGCTGGAGTTCATGGCCGCGCTCCGGTGGGACTCGTGGCAGAACGTGAACGGCGAGAGCCGCCTGGAGCAGGTGGGCGGCACCGTCACCCCCGTGCGTTTCGAGGGCCGGAGTGAGCACCAGCTCAGCCCCCGGCTCGGCGCGCGGCTGCGTCCCCTGGAGTGGCTCACCCTGCGAGCCTCGGGCTACCGCTCCTTCCGCGCCCCCACGCTCAATGAGCTGTACCGGCCCTTCCAGGTGGGCACCGTGCTCACCGCCGCCAACGAGGGACTGCGCGCCGAGCGCCTCGTGGGCGGTGAAGCCGGTGCCGAGGTGCAGGGCCCCCGGGGCCTCACCGCCCGCGTCACCGGGTTCTGGAACGAATTGGAGGACCCCATCATCAATGCCACCCTGGCCACGCCCCTGCCCGACGGCACGGCACGCCAGCGCCAGAACCTGGGCCGGGCGCGGGTCCGGGGCCTCGAGGCAAGCACGGACTGGCGCGTGGCCCGTGCGTGGACGGTGCTGCTCGCCTACACCTTCGTGGACTCGGAGGTCCGCGACGCGCCCGGCAACGAAGAACTCGTGGGCAAGCAGCTCGCGCAGGACCCGCGGCACCGGGGCACCGCCCTTGTCACCTTCGACGAGCCCTCGCTGCTCACCGCGACGGTCCAGCTTCGCGTCATCGGGCCCCAGTTCGAGGATGATCTCAACGCGCGGGAGATGGGCGGCTATGCCGTCGTGGATGCCTCCGTGAGCCGCCGCCTCGTGCGAGGGCTGGAGCTGTTCGCCGCGGTGGAGAACCTGTTCGACCGGGAGTACTTGGTGGGACGTGCGGGGGTGGACACCATCGGCCAACCCTTGCTGGTGCGCGTGGGCCTGAGGTTGCGTGGGGGATTGTGA
- the rocD gene encoding ornithine--oxo-acid transaminase: MPENLTQRAIALEERYGAHNYHPLPVVLTRGEGVHVWDVEGTRYLDFLAAYSAVNQGHCHPRIIAALTEQARQLTLTSRAFHSDRLGECEKYLAEYFGYDKALMMNTGVEGGETSLKLTRKWAYKVKGVPANQAKTVYAAGNFWGRTLAAISASTDPDSTNDYGPFLPGYVIIPYNDLAALERTFAADPTIAGFMVEPIQGEAGVVVPDAGYLKGVRELCTKYNVLFIADEVQTGLGRTGKRLACDHESVRPDILVLGKALSGGTYPVSCVLADDAIMLTIKPGEHGSTYGGNPLACAVTMAALNVLREEKLAENAERMGNLFRQRVNALVQKGGLVSLVRGKGLLNAMVINDTEESSAAWKLCLKLKDQGLLAKPTQGNKIRFAPPLVITEAQMNEACDIIERVIKSA; the protein is encoded by the coding sequence ATGCCAGAGAATCTCACGCAACGGGCCATCGCCCTCGAAGAGCGATACGGAGCACACAACTACCACCCTCTGCCCGTGGTCCTGACCCGCGGCGAGGGCGTCCACGTCTGGGACGTGGAGGGCACGCGGTACCTGGACTTCCTGGCGGCCTACTCCGCGGTCAACCAGGGCCACTGCCATCCGCGGATCATCGCCGCGTTGACGGAGCAGGCGCGGCAACTGACGCTCACGTCGCGGGCGTTCCACTCCGACCGGCTCGGGGAGTGTGAGAAGTACCTGGCGGAGTATTTCGGGTACGACAAGGCCTTGATGATGAACACGGGCGTGGAAGGGGGCGAGACGTCCCTGAAGCTGACCCGGAAGTGGGCGTACAAGGTCAAAGGCGTGCCCGCCAACCAGGCGAAGACGGTCTACGCGGCCGGGAACTTCTGGGGCCGCACCCTGGCGGCCATCTCCGCCTCGACGGATCCAGACAGCACGAATGACTACGGTCCCTTCCTGCCGGGCTACGTCATCATTCCGTACAACGACCTGGCCGCGCTGGAGCGCACGTTTGCCGCGGATCCAACGATCGCCGGCTTCATGGTGGAGCCGATCCAGGGCGAGGCCGGCGTGGTCGTTCCAGACGCGGGGTATCTGAAGGGTGTCCGCGAGCTGTGCACGAAGTACAACGTGTTGTTCATTGCGGATGAAGTCCAGACGGGCCTGGGCCGGACGGGCAAGCGGCTCGCCTGTGACCATGAGTCCGTTCGCCCCGACATCTTGGTGTTGGGCAAGGCGCTCTCGGGCGGCACGTATCCGGTCTCCTGCGTGCTCGCCGATGACGCCATCATGCTCACCATCAAGCCGGGGGAGCACGGCAGCACCTATGGTGGCAACCCGTTGGCGTGTGCGGTGACGATGGCAGCCCTGAACGTGCTGCGCGAGGAGAAGCTCGCGGAGAACGCCGAGCGGATGGGCAACCTGTTCCGCCAGCGGGTGAACGCCTTGGTGCAGAAGGGCGGACTGGTGTCGCTGGTGCGTGGGAAGGGGTTGCTCAATGCCATGGTCATCAATGACACGGAGGAGAGCAGCGCGGCCTGGAAGCTCTGCTTGAAGCTGAAGGACCAGGGCTTGTTGGCCAAGCCCACGCAGGGCAACAAGATCCGCTTCGCGCCGCCGCTGGTGATCACGGAGGCCCAGATGAACGAGGCCTGCGACATCATCGAGCGGGTCATCAAGAGCGCCTGA
- a CDS encoding DUF4279 domain-containing protein — MIWAIFRTSAAQFNVDSFLKRHPALQPDAVWREGERETAKRTSDTSGFNVSLAEGENFEEVLAQTRHAAERLEPALQELAGLNIEVEIDFGMTVGEEKSFAPSARFPPEALAWFSERGLMLVVSAYPSSDEDE; from the coding sequence ATGATCTGGGCCATCTTCCGCACGAGCGCGGCTCAGTTCAATGTGGACAGCTTCTTGAAACGGCATCCCGCTCTTCAACCCGACGCGGTATGGCGAGAAGGTGAAAGAGAGACCGCCAAGCGCACGAGTGACACCTCCGGGTTCAACGTTTCACTGGCCGAAGGCGAAAACTTCGAGGAGGTGCTCGCGCAGACCCGTCACGCCGCAGAACGGCTCGAGCCCGCGCTTCAGGAGCTTGCTGGGCTCAACATTGAGGTCGAGATCGACTTCGGGATGACCGTGGGCGAGGAGAAGTCCTTTGCTCCAAGCGCCCGATTTCCCCCCGAGGCGCTCGCATGGTTTTCGGAGCGAGGCCTCATGTTGGTCGTGTCTGCGTACCCATCCAGCGATGAAGACGAGTAG
- a CDS encoding serine/threonine-protein kinase: MTDVQGLDTLGVGSRVGLWRLERLAGRGSFGRVFQARRDGEPQSEPVALKVALAPEDARYAREVELLSRLRHAAVPALVDRGQWHPEGGAQYPFLVMQWVEGLRLYDWARVYDPTSRQLMKVLAQVARALEALEAVGGVHRDVKGDNILVGSDGRASLMDFGSGTWMGAPLLTQGMPPSTAEYQAPEAIRFSWYLRWDCHTHYEARASDDIYALGVTAYRVVTGRYPPPGTDPMGRHQGQQVPVPKRSPVRSLNACVAPELEALIERMLSPVAEARPRAREVAEAAEAAAAQAGTEADVPMLAGNRFMAKGDTGQARLRLTAPRVMEWLAAASVSALMILGAWWGVHERRFEAAPLAMDEEWGEGGPQEARTTGLADAGLSELAGSAGQPVTLSAVGLDMPRKPFRGQIRPDGNGSCPRKAQLAVNGGCWVALRDVQPPCGGEGYEWKGGCYYPVYDMPRQPTSELP; this comes from the coding sequence ATGACGGACGTACAGGGCCTCGACACTCTGGGCGTGGGCAGCCGGGTGGGTCTCTGGCGATTGGAGCGGCTTGCTGGACGTGGCAGCTTTGGGAGGGTGTTCCAGGCTCGCCGAGACGGGGAGCCCCAGTCCGAGCCCGTGGCGTTGAAGGTGGCGCTCGCGCCTGAGGACGCGCGCTATGCTCGCGAGGTGGAACTGCTCTCGCGGCTCCGTCATGCGGCCGTGCCCGCCTTGGTGGACCGAGGGCAGTGGCACCCGGAGGGAGGAGCCCAGTATCCCTTTCTGGTCATGCAGTGGGTGGAGGGACTGAGGCTGTACGACTGGGCCCGGGTGTATGACCCCACGTCCCGGCAGTTGATGAAGGTGTTGGCTCAGGTCGCCCGGGCGCTGGAGGCATTGGAGGCGGTGGGTGGGGTGCACCGGGATGTTAAAGGCGACAATATTCTGGTGGGGAGTGATGGGCGGGCGAGCTTGATGGATTTCGGTTCGGGGACCTGGATGGGGGCGCCCTTGTTGACCCAAGGCATGCCGCCCAGCACGGCGGAGTATCAGGCGCCCGAGGCCATCCGGTTCTCCTGGTACCTTCGTTGGGATTGTCACACGCATTACGAGGCGAGGGCATCGGATGACATCTATGCGCTGGGAGTAACGGCGTACCGGGTGGTGACTGGGAGGTATCCCCCTCCTGGAACGGATCCGATGGGTCGGCATCAGGGGCAACAGGTGCCCGTGCCGAAGCGCTCACCTGTGCGGTCGCTGAATGCCTGTGTGGCTCCGGAACTGGAGGCACTCATCGAGCGGATGCTGTCACCGGTGGCCGAGGCGAGGCCGCGGGCCCGGGAAGTGGCGGAGGCTGCGGAGGCCGCCGCCGCACAGGCGGGGACCGAGGCCGATGTCCCGATGCTCGCAGGCAATCGCTTCATGGCGAAGGGGGATACGGGACAAGCCCGTTTGCGGTTGACCGCCCCCCGTGTGATGGAATGGCTGGCTGCTGCCTCCGTGAGCGCGCTCATGATTCTGGGAGCGTGGTGGGGCGTGCACGAACGGCGGTTCGAGGCTGCTCCGCTGGCGATGGACGAAGAATGGGGAGAGGGAGGACCACAGGAGGCACGAACCACAGGGTTGGCGGATGCGGGGCTGAGCGAACTGGCAGGCTCAGCAGGACAACCTGTCACATTGTCTGCCGTAGGGCTCGACATGCCCCGCAAGCCCTTCCGGGGGCAGATCCGGCCGGATGGAAATGGAAGTTGTCCGCGCAAGGCCCAGCTTGCCGTCAATGGCGGATGCTGGGTTGCTTTGCGCGATGTCCAGCCACCATGCGGAGGGGAAGGCTATGAGTGGAAGGGGGGCTGCTACTACCCTGTGTATGACATGCCACGGCAGCCCACCTCCGAGCTGCCATAG
- a CDS encoding DUF3969 family protein, with product MNESLPTRMTSQEELWLRAEGTVEVQRLVSIAALGMCRALATGTVTSAYACQRLFGPALLARIEKLEAHAELRHALHLASELEDVADLVPDKLADSIAEIESKLSKILMDLAPSKMSGEKWLVKVPEAKQPVGR from the coding sequence ATGAATGAGTCCCTGCCAACTCGCATGACTTCGCAAGAGGAACTATGGCTTCGGGCGGAAGGAACTGTGGAAGTGCAGCGCCTGGTTTCCATTGCGGCTCTGGGCATGTGTCGCGCATTGGCGACGGGCACGGTGACCTCTGCGTATGCGTGTCAACGACTCTTTGGACCGGCCCTGCTGGCGCGCATTGAGAAACTTGAGGCGCATGCTGAACTCCGCCATGCTCTTCACTTGGCCAGTGAACTCGAGGATGTGGCCGACCTTGTCCCTGATAAACTGGCCGATTCGATTGCGGAGATCGAGAGTAAGCTTTCGAAGATACTGATGGACTTGGCACCAAGCAAAATGTCTGGTGAAAAGTGGTTGGTAAAGGTTCCCGAGGCGAAACAGCCCGTCGGGCGGTAA